One region of Termitidicoccus mucosus genomic DNA includes:
- a CDS encoding peptidylprolyl isomerase, whose amino-acid sequence MKSAILILSLLSAFSLSTSAVADTGILARVSDTEIKIDDVRSSLENLSPREQATLAANPALLNQAVRSLLARRVVLNEALAQKWDRQPAFTAQLEKLRENALIETYLQSVSQPPADFPSEADLQAVYEANRAVLAAPRQVRLAQIYIAAPKTASQAEQGEARARLDDVRKKLAQPGADFAALARAESDEKQSAANGGELGWLADGQIRPEIRDTIKDLAAGQVSEPVRLDDGWHLLKALEIREARPLTLDEVRAQLAQSLRAERAQANRQTYLARLMEKNPVSINELALSQVLAPVSGQ is encoded by the coding sequence ATGAAATCCGCCATCCTTATTCTTTCCCTTCTGTCAGCTTTCAGCCTTTCCACATCGGCCGTCGCCGACACCGGCATTCTCGCCCGGGTCAGCGACACCGAGATCAAGATCGACGATGTCCGCTCGTCGCTGGAAAATCTCAGCCCGCGCGAGCAGGCCACGCTGGCCGCCAATCCCGCGCTGCTCAACCAGGCGGTGCGCTCGCTGCTCGCCCGGCGCGTCGTGCTCAACGAGGCGCTCGCGCAGAAATGGGACCGGCAGCCCGCCTTCACCGCCCAGCTGGAAAAGCTCCGCGAAAACGCCCTGATCGAGACCTACCTGCAATCGGTCTCGCAACCCCCGGCGGACTTCCCCTCCGAGGCCGACCTTCAGGCCGTTTACGAGGCCAACCGCGCCGTGCTCGCGGCCCCCCGTCAGGTGCGCCTCGCGCAGATCTACATCGCCGCGCCGAAAACCGCCTCGCAGGCGGAACAGGGCGAGGCCCGCGCCCGTCTCGATGATGTGCGCAAAAAACTCGCGCAGCCCGGCGCCGACTTCGCCGCGCTCGCCCGCGCGGAGAGCGACGAGAAACAGAGCGCGGCCAACGGCGGCGAACTCGGCTGGTTGGCCGACGGGCAGATTCGCCCTGAAATCAGGGATACCATCAAGGATCTGGCCGCCGGACAGGTGAGCGAGCCGGTGCGCCTCGACGACGGCTGGCACCTCCTGAAGGCCTTGGAAATCCGCGAGGCCCGTCCGCTGACGCTCGACGAAGTGCGCGCCCAGCTTGCCCAGAGCCTCCGCGCCGAGCGCGCCCAGGCCAACCGCCAGACCTATCTGGCCCGCCTCATGGAAAAGAACCCGGTCTCGATCAACGAACTCGCCCTCTCCCAGGTGCTCGCGCCCGTATCCGGTCAATGA
- a CDS encoding type II toxin-antitoxin system death-on-curing family toxin: MDGLLYLTVENILAIHEAALEEHGGADGLLALELLESAVEMPKSSFDGEDLYPDILDKAAAYLFFIAGNHAFRDGNKRTGLAAALTFLELNGREIALPRDAWPEIEALVLGIAGGTLDRPQATEQFKVILA, from the coding sequence ATGGACGGCCTGCTTTACCTTACCGTGGAGAACATCCTCGCCATCCATGAGGCGGCGCTGGAAGAGCACGGCGGGGCGGACGGACTGCTCGCCCTCGAATTGCTCGAATCGGCGGTCGAGATGCCCAAAAGCTCGTTTGACGGGGAAGACTTGTATCCGGATATTTTGGACAAGGCGGCGGCGTATCTGTTTTTCATCGCCGGCAATCACGCGTTCCGCGACGGCAACAAGCGGACTGGACTGGCGGCAGCGCTGACGTTTCTGGAGTTGAACGGGCGAGAGATCGCCCTTCCCAGAGATGCATGGCCGGAAATCGAGGCGCTGGTGCTCGGCATCGCCGGCGGCACGCTGGACCGACCCCAGGCCACCGAACAATTCAAGGTCATCCTCGCGTGA
- a CDS encoding AbrB/MazE/SpoVT family DNA-binding domain-containing protein, whose translation MIKTITRIGNSQGLIFDQSLMEQARLKPGDILNVTVTKSGAIVLMPARRAAADNEEVKTRARALIRRHDGLFRKLA comes from the coding sequence ATGATAAAAACCATCACCCGCATTGGAAACTCCCAGGGACTGATCTTCGACCAGTCCCTCATGGAGCAGGCCCGTCTGAAACCAGGAGACATCTTGAATGTGACGGTGACCAAAAGCGGAGCCATCGTGCTGATGCCCGCCCGTCGCGCCGCTGCCGATAACGAAGAAGTCAAGACCCGCGCCCGGGCGCTCATCCGCCGCCATGACGGATTGTTCCGCAAGCTGGCCTGA